From the genome of Mesorhizobium japonicum MAFF 303099, one region includes:
- a CDS encoding TrmH family RNA methyltransferase, with amino-acid sequence MSNKTNTPKDTHYAKLRRAHRDEKSGGAPAFRPRQPVSPGENAADGLVRLYGLHTVRAALDNPRRKIRKMLVTRNAAERLEIEDLAALTFKAELVEPRDIDKITGSDAVHQGVLIEAEPLKPKRLDALGDTRLVLVLDQITDPHNVGAILRSAVAFGAGALITTARHSPQESGVLAKSASGALEHIDQIEVKNLADALGQLHEAGFQTIGLDSDGPAELETSFAGDRIALVLGAEGKGLRQKTRETVTTLARLDMPGAIRSLNVSNAAAVSLYAARAFLKRG; translated from the coding sequence ATGAGCAACAAGACCAACACCCCCAAAGACACCCATTACGCCAAGCTGCGCCGCGCGCACCGCGACGAGAAGAGCGGTGGCGCGCCGGCATTCCGGCCACGCCAGCCCGTGTCGCCCGGCGAGAACGCCGCCGACGGCCTGGTGCGACTTTATGGACTTCACACGGTGCGGGCGGCACTCGACAATCCGCGCCGCAAGATTCGCAAAATGCTGGTGACCCGCAACGCGGCCGAGCGCCTCGAGATAGAAGATCTTGCCGCCCTTACCTTCAAGGCGGAACTGGTCGAACCCAGGGATATCGACAAGATCACCGGATCGGATGCCGTGCACCAGGGCGTGCTGATCGAGGCGGAGCCGCTGAAGCCCAAGCGCCTCGACGCGCTTGGCGACACGAGGCTGGTGCTGGTGCTCGACCAGATCACCGATCCGCACAATGTCGGCGCCATCCTGCGCTCGGCGGTCGCCTTCGGCGCCGGCGCGCTGATTACCACAGCGCGCCATAGCCCTCAGGAATCGGGCGTTCTAGCGAAATCCGCCTCCGGTGCGCTGGAACATATCGACCAGATCGAGGTGAAGAACCTGGCCGACGCGCTCGGGCAGTTGCACGAAGCCGGCTTCCAGACCATCGGGCTTGATTCGGACGGGCCGGCGGAACTCGAGACAAGCTTTGCCGGCGACAGGATCGCTTTGGTACTCGGCGCCGAAGGCAAGGGCTTGCGCCAGAAGACGCGCGAGACGGTGACGACGCTGGCGCGGCTGGACATGCCCGGCGCCATCCGCTCGCTCAATGTATCGAACGCCGCGGCGGTGAGCCTTTATGCTGCACGGGCGTTCTTGAAGCGCGGCTGA
- the gcl gene encoding glyoxylate carboligase gives MARMRAVDAAVLVLEKEGIACAFGVPGAAINPLYSALKARGTIRHVLARHVEGASHMAEGFTRAKAGNIGLCIGTSGPAGTDMITGLYSAAADSIPILCITGQAPRARLNKEDFQAVDIAAIAAPVAKWAVTVMEPYLVPMALQKAFHLMRSSRPGPVLIDLPVDVQLAEIEFDIDAYEPMAPFKPAMTRVQAEKALAMLNAAEKPLIVAGGGIINADASDLLIEFAEISGVPVIPTLMGWGAIPDDHRLMAGMCGLQTSHRYGNATMLEADFVFGIGNRWANRHTGSVDVYTKGKKFIHVDIEPTQIGRVFAPDLGVVSDAGAALKMLLDVATEWKTAGKLRDWSGWAKECQARKKTMKRKTHFDQVPLKPQRVYEEMNKAFGRDVTYVTTIGLSQIAGAQFLHVYKPRNWINCGQAGPLGWTLPAALGVRAADPERTIVALSGDYDFQFMIEELAVGAQHKLPYIHVVVNNAYLGLIRQAQRGFSMDYEVSLAFENINRSGDPEAGYGVDHVAVAEAMGCKAVRVRKPEEFAGAFREAQRLMKEHRVPVVLEFILERVTNISMGTEIDKITEFEDLAESHEDAPTAIVMLD, from the coding sequence ATGGCCAGGATGCGCGCTGTCGATGCGGCGGTTCTCGTTCTCGAAAAGGAAGGTATCGCCTGCGCCTTTGGCGTGCCGGGTGCGGCGATCAATCCGCTCTATTCGGCGCTGAAGGCGAGGGGCACAATCCGCCATGTCCTTGCCCGCCACGTCGAGGGCGCCTCGCATATGGCCGAAGGCTTCACCCGCGCCAAGGCGGGCAATATCGGGCTCTGCATCGGCACGTCCGGGCCGGCCGGCACCGATATGATCACCGGTCTTTATTCGGCCGCCGCCGATTCCATTCCGATCCTGTGCATCACCGGCCAGGCGCCGCGGGCACGGCTGAACAAGGAGGATTTCCAGGCTGTCGACATCGCCGCCATCGCCGCACCGGTCGCCAAATGGGCGGTCACCGTGATGGAGCCTTATCTCGTGCCGATGGCGCTGCAGAAGGCGTTTCACCTCATGCGCTCATCGCGGCCCGGCCCGGTGCTGATCGACCTGCCGGTAGACGTCCAACTGGCCGAGATCGAGTTCGATATTGATGCCTATGAACCGATGGCGCCGTTCAAGCCGGCGATGACGCGCGTCCAGGCCGAAAAGGCGTTGGCGATGCTCAACGCGGCGGAAAAGCCGTTGATCGTCGCCGGCGGCGGCATCATCAATGCCGATGCATCCGACTTGCTGATCGAATTCGCGGAAATATCAGGCGTTCCGGTTATTCCGACGCTGATGGGCTGGGGCGCGATCCCCGACGACCACCGGCTGATGGCCGGCATGTGCGGTCTGCAGACCTCGCATCGCTACGGCAACGCCACGATGCTGGAAGCCGATTTCGTCTTCGGCATCGGCAATCGCTGGGCCAACCGTCACACCGGTTCTGTGGACGTCTACACCAAGGGCAAGAAGTTCATCCATGTCGACATCGAGCCCACGCAGATCGGCCGTGTCTTCGCGCCGGATCTCGGCGTCGTCTCGGATGCGGGGGCGGCACTGAAAATGCTGCTCGACGTCGCCACCGAGTGGAAGACGGCCGGAAAGCTGCGCGACTGGTCGGGCTGGGCGAAGGAATGCCAGGCCCGCAAGAAGACGATGAAGCGCAAGACACATTTCGACCAGGTGCCGCTGAAGCCGCAGCGCGTCTATGAGGAGATGAACAAGGCGTTCGGCCGCGATGTCACCTATGTCACCACGATCGGCCTGTCGCAGATCGCCGGCGCGCAGTTCCTGCACGTCTACAAGCCGCGCAACTGGATTAATTGCGGCCAGGCCGGCCCGCTCGGCTGGACCTTGCCGGCAGCCCTTGGCGTGCGCGCCGCCGATCCCGAGCGCACCATCGTGGCGCTGTCGGGCGACTATGATTTCCAGTTCATGATCGAGGAACTGGCGGTCGGCGCGCAGCACAAGCTGCCCTACATCCATGTCGTCGTGAACAATGCCTATCTCGGCCTGATCCGCCAGGCGCAGCGCGGCTTCTCGATGGATTATGAAGTCAGCCTCGCCTTCGAGAACATCAACCGATCGGGCGATCCCGAGGCCGGCTATGGCGTCGACCATGTCGCCGTCGCCGAAGCGATGGGCTGCAAGGCGGTCCGGGTGCGCAAGCCCGAGGAGTTCGCCGGCGCCTTCAGAGAGGCGCAGCGGCTGATGAAGGAGCACCGGGTTCCCGTTGTGCTCGAATTCATCCTCGAGCGCGTCACCAACATCTCCATGGGTACCGAGATCGACAAGATCACCGAATTCGAGGACCTCGCCGAAAGCCATGAGGACGCGCCGACCGCGATCGTGATGTTGGATTAG
- a CDS encoding 2-hydroxy-3-oxopropionate reductase has product METIGFIGLGIMGAPMAGHLLDAGYKVIASDHRSKPLADLVAKGLKTVSGHAAVAKAADIIITMVPDTPQVADVLFGDNGVASGLTRGKLVIDMSSISPIETKVFAGKINELGCDYLDAPVSGGEVGAKAASLTIMVGGEEKAFERAKPVFEKMGKNITLVGPNGVGQTTKVANQIVVALTIEAVAEALVFASKAGADPARVRQALMGGLAASRILEVHGERMVKRTFAPGFRIELHQKDLNLALEGAKALGVSLPNTSTTQQLFNSCAANGGAREDHSALVRALERMANFEVGGAVAEVKGKAA; this is encoded by the coding sequence ATGGAAACCATAGGCTTCATCGGTCTCGGCATCATGGGCGCGCCGATGGCGGGGCATCTGCTCGATGCCGGCTATAAGGTCATCGCCAGCGACCATCGCTCGAAGCCGCTGGCTGATCTCGTAGCCAAGGGCCTGAAAACAGTCTCCGGCCACGCCGCCGTCGCCAAGGCGGCCGACATCATCATCACCATGGTGCCGGATACCCCGCAGGTCGCCGATGTGCTGTTCGGCGACAATGGCGTCGCGTCCGGCCTGACCAGGGGCAAGCTGGTCATCGACATGAGCTCGATCTCGCCGATCGAGACCAAGGTCTTCGCCGGCAAGATCAACGAACTCGGCTGCGACTATCTCGACGCGCCGGTCTCGGGCGGCGAGGTCGGCGCCAAAGCGGCGTCGCTGACCATCATGGTCGGCGGCGAGGAAAAGGCCTTCGAGCGCGCCAAACCCGTCTTCGAGAAGATGGGCAAGAACATCACTTTGGTCGGCCCCAACGGCGTCGGCCAGACCACTAAGGTCGCGAACCAGATCGTCGTCGCGTTGACCATTGAAGCCGTCGCCGAAGCGCTTGTTTTTGCCTCGAAAGCCGGCGCCGACCCAGCCAGGGTCAGGCAGGCGCTGATGGGTGGGCTGGCGGCGTCACGCATCCTCGAAGTGCATGGCGAGCGCATGGTCAAGCGCACCTTCGCGCCGGGCTTCCGCATCGAACTGCACCAGAAGGATCTCAACCTGGCATTGGAGGGCGCCAAGGCGCTCGGCGTCTCGTTGCCCAACACCTCGACCACCCAGCAGCTGTTCAACTCGTGTGCGGCCAATGGCGGCGCCAGGGAGGATCACTCGGCTCTGGTCAGGGCTCTGGAGCGGATGGCGAATTTCGAGGTCGGTGGCGCAGTGGCCGAAGTGAAAGGCAAAGCGGCATAG
- the hyi gene encoding hydroxypyruvate isomerase — protein MPRFSANLSMLFAEHDFLDRFDAAARAGFKGVEYIGPYDHAPEVVAARLKKNGLTQVLFNLPAGDWGKGERGIAVLPDRVPEFRQGIAKAITYAQALGCQQVNCLAGIAPAGVDRKVLEDVFAENLAFAAEKLERVGIRLLIEPINTRDIPGFFLNYSDQALALIDRVGSKNLFLQYDIYHMQIMEGDLARKIEANLGRIAHIQLADNPGRHEPGTGEINYPFLYDHIDRIGYAGWIGAEYKPKAGTEAGLGWFRDLTGQGSAAA, from the coding sequence ATGCCGCGTTTTTCCGCCAATCTGTCCATGCTCTTTGCCGAGCATGATTTCCTCGACCGCTTTGATGCAGCCGCCCGCGCGGGGTTCAAGGGCGTCGAATATATCGGCCCTTACGATCATGCGCCGGAGGTGGTGGCCGCGAGGCTGAAGAAGAACGGCCTGACACAGGTGCTGTTCAACCTGCCGGCCGGCGACTGGGGCAAGGGCGAGCGCGGCATTGCCGTGCTGCCGGACCGCGTGCCGGAATTCCGCCAGGGCATCGCCAAGGCCATCACCTACGCACAGGCGCTCGGCTGCCAGCAGGTCAATTGCCTGGCCGGCATCGCGCCCGCCGGCGTCGACCGCAAGGTGCTCGAGGATGTTTTCGCCGAAAACCTCGCCTTCGCGGCGGAGAAGCTGGAACGGGTCGGAATCCGGCTGCTGATCGAGCCGATCAACACGCGCGACATTCCAGGCTTCTTCCTGAACTACTCGGACCAGGCACTGGCGCTGATCGACCGCGTCGGCTCGAAAAACCTGTTCCTGCAATACGACATCTATCACATGCAGATCATGGAGGGGGATCTCGCCCGTAAAATCGAGGCCAACCTCGGCCGCATCGCGCATATCCAGCTTGCGGACAATCCCGGCCGTCACGAGCCGGGGACGGGCGAGATCAACTATCCCTTCCTCTACGATCACATCGACCGCATCGGCTATGCCGGCTGGATCGGGGCCGAATACAAGCCGAAAGCCGGCACCGAGGCAGGGCTGGGCTGGTTCAGGGACCTGACTGGGCAAGGGAGCGCTGCGGCTTAG